One segment of Brassica napus cultivar Da-Ae chromosome C3, Da-Ae, whole genome shotgun sequence DNA contains the following:
- the LOC106383593 gene encoding uncharacterized protein LOC106383593, producing the protein MQGFISSSRAPTYTLQNFLAATSKKIYRVADQNLTISFSNGSVLAPLDDIPVSISFPTDRFRFHTHEDFQAHRGLRGDLYDVVGHLRLVNGQSLIDRPVLDEAEVISTRRILVHLQSKDGPVTKLYLWDQAAKDFYKKFTSSEDTPTILLVTTVNPKVIAGNLALSSMASSRVFIDKDIQPTIDYFRWLVSNPEIAKRVNADEVTRSETMKIGQIYAYIKQENAKEASFDCIATIDDVKRDSTWYYIGCSGCQTKATRGSSSLMCAKCGKTNVSGVAKYLAKISVYDKNDQAVFVLLGDAGSELTGKHAAELVNNYFEANQDLGAGHQMPVPQALINTIGQTHKFRVKVSKLNLTGKIQAITVTKIVSPEVLPPVPTPTEISHDVEDEVALPSAIVIDGSGFKADDADGSTSSRDESRKAKRPKHGKYNLCHSFHTC; encoded by the exons ATGCAAGGATTCATTTCCTCTTCTCGTGCTCCAACTTACACCCTTCAGAATTTTTTGGCTGCCACAAGCAAGAAGATTTACCGCGTCGCTGATCAgaatttaacaatttcattcTCGAACGGCTCTGTTCTTGCTCCTCTCGACGACATCCCCGTCTCCATCTCTTTTCCAACCGACAGGTTCAGGTTCCACACACATGAGGATTTCCAAGCTCACCGTGGTCTCAGGGGCGATCTCTACG ATGTCGTTGGCCACTTGAGGCTGGTGAATGGTCAGTCTCTCATTGACCGCCCCGTCCTTGACGAAGCCGAAGTAATCAGCACGCGTCGTATTTTGGTTCATTTGCAATCAAAAGA TGGACCTGTTACGAAGCTTTACCTTTGGGACCAGGCTGCAAAGGACTTTTACAAGAAATTCACATCCAGTGAAGACACTCCCACCATTCTTTTGGTCACGACCGTTAACCCAAAAGTTATAGCAG GTAATTTAGCTCTCAGTTCGATGGCCTCCTCCCGTGTCTTTATAGACAAAGATATTCAGCCCACGATTGATTACTTCAGATG GTTGGTTTCTAACCCAGAGATTGCAAAGCGGGTAAATGCAGATGAGGTTACTAGGTCTGAGACAATGAAAATTGGGCAGATCTATGCTTACATCAAGCAGGAAAATGCCAAG GAAGCTTCTTTCGACTGCATAGCAACAATTGATGATGTTAAGCGTGACAGTACATGGTACTATATTGGCTGCAGCGGTTGTCAAACAAAGGCCACCAGAGGTTCTTCTTCGTTAATGTGCGCCAAGTGCGGCAAAACTAATGTGTCTGGTGTAGCGAA GTATCTCGCAAAGATCTCTGTCTATGACAAAAATGACCAGGCTGTTTTTGTCCTACTTGGTGATGCAGGAAGTGAGTTGACAGGAAAGCATGCGGCAGAATTGGTTAACAACTACTTTGAG GCTAATCAAGACCTTGGTGCTGGCCATCAGATGCCTGTCCCCCAAGCATTAATCAACACCATTGGCCAAACACATAAGTTCAGGGTCAAGGTGTCTAAGCTCAACTTGACAGGCAAGATTCAGGCCATAACCGTTACGAAGATTGTCTCACCAGAGGTTCTGCCACCTGTGCCAACTCCAACTGAAATCTCACATGATGTGGAAGATGAAGTTGCCTTGCCTTCTGCAATTGTCATTGATGGCTCTGGATTCAAAGCTGATGATGCGGACGGAAGTACCAGCAGCAGGGATGAATCACGCAAGGCTAAGCGTCCTAAACATGGCAAATATAATTTATGCCACTCATTTCATACATGCTAA